In one window of Maribacter sp. BPC-D8 DNA:
- a CDS encoding alpha-ketoglutarate decarboxylase — MSLKKLIFIGLATFNITLALAQSSNNTSAFLDNVRFGGSIGLGFTNNGFNGSISPSAIYQFNDQFASGASLSFNYAKFDEDKFLAYGGSVLSLFNPIPQIQMSAEFEQLRINRTIATQTIDVEDNYWLPAFFIGAGYSTRNVTVGLRYDLLYNDNKSIYGNALMPFVRVYF, encoded by the coding sequence ATGAGCTTAAAAAAATTAATTTTTATAGGGTTAGCAACATTTAATATCACTTTAGCACTAGCTCAATCGTCAAATAATACTTCTGCTTTTTTGGATAACGTTAGATTTGGCGGAAGTATTGGCTTAGGATTCACAAATAATGGCTTCAATGGTTCAATTTCGCCAAGTGCGATATATCAATTTAATGACCAATTTGCATCTGGCGCAAGTTTAAGCTTCAATTACGCAAAGTTCGATGAAGACAAATTTTTGGCTTATGGCGGTAGTGTTCTATCTCTTTTTAACCCCATACCACAAATTCAAATGTCAGCCGAATTTGAGCAACTAAGAATTAACAGAACAATTGCCACCCAAACAATCGACGTAGAAGATAATTATTGGTTACCAGCATTCTTTATAGGTGCCGGTTATAGCACAAGAAATGTAACAGTTGGTCTTCGATACGATTTACTCTATAATGATAATAAAAGTATTTATGGTAATGCACTAATGCCGTTTGTACGTGTTTATTTCTAA